The following proteins come from a genomic window of Coffea arabica cultivar ET-39 chromosome 11c, Coffea Arabica ET-39 HiFi, whole genome shotgun sequence:
- the LOC113718438 gene encoding putative clathrin assembly protein At1g03050 — MQRRIRQVLCSVKEHTSVNCAKIATIGGFCDLDHVVIKATSPEDLPFNEKYIHEIMKIFSISPTSYREFALCFNRRFRKTECWRVALKSLVLLHRLLRSLPEDSPFRAELLWARSNRYISLYPCDFQDFSSSSAEDYTDFIRSYARLLDEAIDCSAIEFTETDEDDMPDSFPDKMKELGRMIEVLTQLQSLIDRVMDCRPTGAAAKNFVVQSTMKNIIRDSFMCYTTFRKQIVVVLDNLIQLPYRSCAEAFDIYKKAAIQADDLSEFYNWSKSMGFCGAYEFPFVDRIPLIQIRALGAFLNGMWQLTESSSSTMSQLTSNVQSPSSISDDEADEHPIKIDEISATTNKQVKLEEETMKKALQKDKEIGPLIQLDVENNVSWEALLEASLPSSCIDSRRNVFFPNGPGYGQQYGDLSENPGYADRMNGWQMQVYTPCVLPSSANPFLHTNSMPIYHVPFPANPTYPWGL; from the coding sequence ATGCAACGGCGAATCAGGCAAGTTTTATGCTCCGTAAAGGAGCATACTAGCGTGAACTGTGCCAAGATTGCCACCATTGGAGGCTTTTGTGATCTTGATCATGTGGTTATAAAAGCTACATCTCCCGAAGATTTACCATTCAATGAGAAATACATTCATGAGATCATGAAGATTTTTTCCATCTCGCCTACTTCTTATCGGGAATTTGCTTTGTGCTTTAATCGTCGATTCAGAAAAACAGAATGCTGGCGAGTTGCACTGAAATCCCTGGTTCTACTGCACCGTCTGCTGCGATCACTGCCTGAGGACAGCCCTTTTCGAGCAGAACTCTTGTGGGCTCGATCGAATAGATATATATCTCTTTACCCTTGTGATTTCCAGGATTTCTCCTCTTCTTCTGCAGAAGATTACACCGATTTTATACGATCATATGCTCGTCTTCTTGATGAAGCAATTGATTGTTCAGCAATTGAATTCACAGAAACAGATGAAGATGATATGCCAGATAGCTTTCCTGATAAAATGAAAGAACTTGGAAGGATGATTGAGGTCCTGACACAACTTCAAAGCCTCATCGATCGCGTCATGGATTGCCGGCCAACAGGGGCAGCTGCTAAAAACTTCGTTGTTCAATCCACCATGAAAAACATAATCCGTGATAGCTTTATGTGTTACACTACTTTTCGAAAACAGATTGTTGTGGTCTTAGACAATCTCATTCAGTTACCATATAGAAGTTGTGCTGAGGCATTTGACATCTACAAAAAAGCAGCTATTCAAGCAGATGATCTCAGTGAATTCTATAATTGGAGCAAATCTATGGGATTTTGCGGAGCATACGAGTTTCCCTTTGTTGATCGAATTCCACTGATTCAGATTCGAGCTCTAGGAGCTTTCCTTAACGGCATGTGGCAGTTAACAGAGTCGTCGTCTTCAACAATGTCTCAATTAACCTCAAACGTCCAGTCTCCCTCGAGTATATCTGACGATGAAGCTGATGAACATCCAATCAAGATTGATGAGATCTCTGCAACGACAAATAAGCAAGTGAAACTCGAAGAAGAAACAATGAAGAAGGCATTGCAGAAAGATAAGGAGATAGGACCATTGATACAATTAGATGTTGAGAACAATGTCAGTTGGGAAGCCCTTTTGGAAGCTTCACTTCCTTCCTCATGCATTGATTCAAGACGCAATGTCTTCTTCCCAAATGGTCCTGGATATGGACAACAATATGGAGACCTTTCAGAAAACCCGGGGTATGCAGATCGGATGAACGGTTGGCAAATGCAAGTGTATACACCTTGTGTACTGCCCTCTTCTGCGAATCCCTTTCTCCATACCAATAGCATGCCTATCTATCACGTACCATTTCCAGCTAATCCTACATATCCATGGGGACTTTGA